One Oceaniferula flava genomic window carries:
- a CDS encoding PEP-CTERM sorting domain-containing protein yields the protein MTLKKINLVPLCLLLMTSTGFSALTVIDSTSGTILGTSTTYTVTSTEEITIKNEGINTAENNTITITFTAPVDLTIAPHLSNTTAVFSNTSPNNTFVGDTGSWSFTAGTLTSSLVSDPSPWYVISGSTITTNKITDGGDHSSGAPRANEDWGSFTISGVQTFTWNALQGANNEAYRFLATAAVPEPSGSVLLGLGFLVLLARRNR from the coding sequence ATGACACTTAAAAAAATCAATCTCGTTCCGTTGTGTCTCCTGTTGATGACTAGCACCGGATTCTCAGCACTTACTGTGATCGATTCAACTTCGGGCACCATTCTGGGCACCTCTACGACCTATACCGTCACTAGCACCGAGGAGATCACCATAAAGAACGAAGGTATCAATACAGCCGAGAACAATACAATCACGATTACGTTCACGGCTCCAGTTGACTTGACTATTGCACCTCATCTTTCAAATACGACCGCTGTGTTTAGTAACACGAGTCCTAATAATACTTTTGTTGGCGATACCGGATCTTGGAGTTTCACCGCAGGGACTCTGACTTCCAGTTTGGTAAGCGACCCTTCCCCTTGGTATGTGATCTCGGGTAGTACAATCACCACAAATAAAATCACCGATGGTGGCGATCACTCGTCGGGAGCTCCGCGAGCCAATGAGGATTGGGGTTCATTCACGATCAGCGGGGTGCAAACCTTCACTTGGAATGCTCTACAAGGTGCGAATAATGAAGCTTATCGATTCCTTGCCACTGCAGCCGTTCCTGAGCCATCCGGAAGCGTTCTTTTGGGCCTAGGATTTTTAGTATTATTGGCACGCCGCAACCGCTGA